One Anaerolineae bacterium DNA segment encodes these proteins:
- a CDS encoding TIGR03663 family protein yields MTTQRPDNAPRSWLERPLRSLLDLRVEAVVFAVIVLLTAFSRLYELGLRVMSHDESLHVYFSWLLARGQGFQHTPMMHGPLQFHLLALSYFLFGDTDFTARLPHAIASILTVAFLWKWRRYLGSRGTLIAALLMLISPYMLYYGRYARNEALVALFGVVMLWAILRYLETGGWRYLVVLTVVSALHFTAKETAFIYTAQALLFLGVLLLDRVLRDRWPRPAYRTAFLISLMAGVALLALAVATARLLSASGATGLNPATVAQPAIPGAQPPTEERTAPLAQLLAGGGLAAFLLSLFYLLRGYTWARLREDRALALIFVLFTPVLPQLAPLPMHLLGWDALDYSPTGILHTALFVVPLTLLAVALGLAWDHRRWPILMALYYAIFVVFYTTVFTNGQGFFSGLVGALGYWLQQQGVHRGSQPWYYYLVIQIPIYEYLPALGSLAAALWVGLHSRGKPSPPGVEETSGPHLTETTPKAYPAPVFGLLAYWSLTSFLAYTIAGEKMPWLTVHITLPMILLTSWFLGRVADGVDWGAFSRRHGWALWGLILVFLFSMAATLGAWLGPNRPFAGRELPQLQATAQFLTALVTALLSGYGIARLAADWPWDQLPRTGVLAFFTILAGLTVHTAVQATFYNYDQANEYLVYAHSARGVKDVLRQVTELSLRTHDSLEMPVAYDSDVAWPMTWYLRHFTNQRFYGDSPTRDLRDVPAIIVGDNDFAKIEPIVRQDYYRFDYIRMVWPDQDYFGLTWERIRNALSNPEMRAALFQIWLNRDFTQYAQVTGKDTLTQSNWQPSDQMRLYLRKDIVAQIWDYGVAPQAVQAPEETDPYQGKQITHPADSWLAGPGETPFHNPRAVAVAPDGTLYVADSGNHRIIHLSADGQVLQTWGTFGDINQDPDNAPPGTFNEPWGIAVGPDGSVHVADTWNHRIQKFTADGQFITQWGTFGTGETGYALWGPRDIVIDAQGRVLVTDTGNKRVVAYDADGNFLFAFGSAGVGAGQFDEPVGLALAPDGTLYVADTWNQRIQAFAPTEDGYTYLREWPIYGWFGQSLENKPYLAVDQAGRVYASDPEGYRILGFSSEGDILAWWGDYGVPPDGLGVVNGLAFDPQGNLWVADAGNSLLVRFAPWQP; encoded by the coding sequence ATGACGACCCAACGACCAGACAATGCTCCCCGCTCCTGGCTGGAACGCCCCCTGCGCAGCCTGCTCGACCTGCGCGTGGAGGCCGTGGTGTTTGCCGTGATCGTGCTGCTCACGGCGTTCTCCCGGCTATACGAACTCGGCCTGCGGGTGATGAGCCATGACGAGAGCCTGCATGTGTACTTCTCCTGGCTACTGGCCCGTGGGCAGGGCTTCCAGCACACGCCCATGATGCATGGGCCGTTGCAGTTCCATCTCCTTGCCCTGTCCTATTTCCTTTTTGGTGACACCGATTTCACCGCCCGGCTGCCCCACGCCATCGCCAGCATCCTCACCGTGGCCTTCCTGTGGAAATGGCGCCGCTACTTAGGGTCGCGAGGCACCCTCATCGCCGCCCTCCTCATGCTCATCTCGCCCTACATGCTCTACTACGGGCGCTACGCCCGCAATGAAGCTCTTGTGGCCCTTTTCGGCGTGGTCATGCTCTGGGCCATCCTGCGCTATCTGGAGACGGGCGGCTGGCGCTACCTGGTCGTACTCACCGTGGTCTCCGCCCTGCACTTCACGGCGAAAGAGACGGCGTTCATCTACACGGCTCAGGCCCTTCTCTTTTTGGGCGTGTTGCTGTTGGACCGCGTGTTGCGCGACCGCTGGCCGCGCCCGGCCTACCGCACCGCGTTTCTCATCAGCCTGATGGCGGGCGTAGCCCTGCTGGCGCTCGCCGTGGCGACCGCCCGCCTGCTGAGCGCCAGCGGAGCCACGGGGCTCAATCCGGCCACCGTGGCCCAACCCGCCATACCCGGCGCGCAGCCCCCCACCGAGGAGCGGACCGCGCCGCTGGCCCAACTGCTGGCGGGAGGCGGACTGGCCGCCTTCCTCCTCAGCCTGTTCTACCTGCTGCGCGGCTACACCTGGGCCCGCTTGCGGGAAGACCGCGCCCTGGCGCTCATCTTCGTCCTCTTCACCCCCGTCTTGCCCCAACTGGCTCCCCTGCCCATGCACCTGCTGGGCTGGGATGCGCTGGACTACTCCCCCACCGGCATCCTCCACACCGCCCTTTTCGTCGTTCCCCTGACCCTCCTGGCCGTGGCCCTGGGCCTGGCCTGGGACCACCGCCGCTGGCCCATCCTCATGGCCCTATACTACGCCATCTTCGTTGTCTTTTACACCACCGTCTTCACCAACGGCCAGGGCTTCTTTAGCGGCCTGGTGGGCGCTTTGGGATACTGGCTCCAACAACAGGGCGTGCACCGCGGCAGTCAGCCCTGGTACTACTACCTGGTCATCCAGATCCCGATTTACGAATACCTGCCCGCCCTGGGCAGCCTGGCTGCCGCCCTATGGGTGGGCCTCCACTCCCGGGGGAAGCCTTCTCCCCCAGGAGTGGAGGAAACCTCCGGGCCCCACCTGACGGAAACAACCCCCAAAGCCTACCCCGCCCCCGTCTTCGGCCTGCTGGCCTACTGGAGCCTGACCAGTTTTCTGGCGTACACCATCGCCGGAGAAAAGATGCCCTGGCTGACCGTGCACATCACCCTCCCCATGATCCTGCTCACCAGCTGGTTCCTGGGCCGCGTGGCCGATGGCGTGGACTGGGGAGCCTTCTCCCGGCGGCACGGCTGGGCCCTCTGGGGGCTGATCCTGGTCTTCCTGTTCAGCATGGCGGCCACCCTGGGCGCCTGGTTAGGGCCAAATCGTCCCTTTGCCGGGCGGGAGTTGCCCCAGTTGCAGGCCACGGCCCAGTTCCTCACCGCCCTGGTCACCGCGCTCCTCAGCGGCTACGGCATCGCGCGCCTGGCCGCCGACTGGCCCTGGGACCAACTTCCGCGCACTGGCGTGCTGGCTTTCTTCACCATCCTGGCCGGGTTGACTGTCCATACCGCCGTGCAGGCCACCTTTTACAACTACGATCAAGCCAACGAGTACCTGGTCTACGCCCACTCGGCACGGGGGGTCAAGGATGTGCTGCGTCAGGTCACCGAACTCTCGTTGCGCACCCACGATAGCCTGGAAATGCCCGTGGCCTACGATAGCGATGTGGCCTGGCCCATGACCTGGTATCTGCGCCATTTCACCAACCAGCGCTTCTACGGCGACAGCCCCACCCGCGACCTGCGCGATGTGCCGGCCATCATCGTGGGCGACAACGACTTCGCCAAAATTGAGCCCATCGTGCGCCAGGACTATTATCGTTTCGACTACATCCGCATGGTGTGGCCAGACCAGGACTACTTCGGCCTGACCTGGGAACGCATCCGCAACGCCCTGAGCAACCCTGAGATGCGGGCCGCCTTGTTCCAGATCTGGCTCAACCGCGACTTCACCCAATACGCTCAGGTGACCGGCAAGGACACCCTCACCCAGAGCAACTGGCAGCCGTCGGACCAAATGCGCCTTTACCTGCGCAAGGACATCGTCGCCCAGATTTGGGACTACGGCGTGGCTCCACAAGCCGTGCAGGCCCCGGAGGAGACCGACCCCTACCAGGGCAAGCAGATCACCCATCCGGCCGACTCCTGGCTGGCTGGGCCCGGCGAGACGCCTTTCCACAATCCACGCGCGGTGGCCGTAGCCCCTGACGGTACCCTCTATGTGGCCGACAGCGGCAACCACCGCATCATCCACCTTTCCGCCGACGGGCAGGTGTTGCAAACCTGGGGCACCTTTGGCGATATCAACCAGGACCCCGACAACGCCCCGCCGGGCACCTTCAACGAACCGTGGGGCATCGCCGTCGGCCCGGACGGCAGCGTGCATGTGGCCGACACCTGGAACCACCGCATCCAAAAGTTCACCGCCGACGGGCAGTTCATCACCCAGTGGGGCACCTTCGGCACCGGGGAGACCGGCTACGCCCTCTGGGGTCCGCGGGATATTGTGATCGACGCTCAGGGGCGAGTGTTGGTCACGGATACGGGGAACAAGCGCGTGGTGGCCTACGACGCCGACGGCAACTTCCTCTTTGCCTTCGGCAGCGCCGGTGTGGGCGCCGGGCAGTTCGACGAACCGGTGGGCCTGGCCCTGGCGCCGGACGGCACCCTGTATGTGGCCGACACCTGGAACCAACGCATCCAGGCCTTTGCCCCCACGGAGGACGGCTACACCTATCTGCGCGAGTGGCCCATCTACGGTTGGTTCGGCCAGTCGCTGGAAAACAAGCCCTACCTGGCTGTAGATCAGGCCGGCAGGGTGTACGCCAGCGACCCGGAAGGGTACCGGATCCTGGGCTTCTCCTCCGAGGGCGACATTCTGGCCTGGTGGGGCGATTACGGCGTCCCGCCGGATGGGTTGGGCGTCGTCAACGGCCTGGCCTTTGACCCCCAAGGCAACCTGTGGGTGGCCGACGCAGGCAACAGCCTGCTGGTGCGTTTCGCCCCCTGGCAACCATGA
- a CDS encoding rRNA pseudouridine synthase → MPQERLNKILARAGIGSRRACDELIAQGRVTVNGRVAHLGDKADPEKDDIRVDGQRIQPPEPLVYIALYKPRWVLSTMKPDRSTHKTLLDLVPVPYRLFPVGRLDLESEGLMLLTNDGALANRLTHPRYGHEKEYRVLVAKRPDEKQLAAWRHGIVLSDGTRTRPAEVWVEEPVGKGAWLRVILREGRKRQIREMAALTGLPVVRLIRVRIGPLRLHNLKPGEWRYLTEQEIAPLKKSAREGGPPRRVRKTTPRKRHRP, encoded by the coding sequence ATGCCCCAGGAACGTTTGAACAAAATTCTCGCCCGCGCGGGCATCGGCTCGCGGCGGGCGTGTGACGAACTCATCGCCCAGGGTCGCGTGACGGTCAACGGTCGCGTGGCCCACCTGGGCGATAAAGCCGACCCCGAAAAGGATGACATCCGCGTGGACGGGCAGCGCATTCAGCCGCCCGAACCGCTGGTGTACATTGCGCTCTACAAGCCGCGCTGGGTGCTTTCCACCATGAAGCCCGACCGCAGCACGCACAAGACCCTGCTCGATCTGGTGCCTGTACCTTACCGCCTGTTCCCTGTGGGACGCCTCGACCTGGAGAGCGAGGGCCTCATGCTGCTGACCAATGACGGCGCGTTGGCCAACCGCCTCACCCACCCGCGATATGGCCACGAGAAGGAGTATCGCGTCCTGGTCGCCAAACGGCCCGACGAGAAGCAGTTGGCGGCGTGGCGGCACGGTATCGTGCTCAGCGACGGCACGCGCACCCGCCCCGCCGAGGTATGGGTCGAGGAGCCCGTGGGCAAAGGTGCCTGGCTACGGGTCATCCTGCGCGAGGGCCGCAAGCGCCAGATCCGCGAGATGGCCGCCCTGACCGGGCTGCCCGTGGTGCGGCTCATCCGGGTGCGCATCGGGCCTTTGCGGCTGCACAATCTCAAACCCGGTGAGTGGCGCTATCTCACCGAGCAGGAAATCGCCCCGTTGAAGAAGAGCGCCCGCGAAGGCGGCCCACCACGCCGGGTCCGGAAGACCACGCCCAGGAAGCGTCATCGCCCGTGA
- the scpB gene encoding SMC-Scp complex subunit ScpB codes for MSDLALPLHAQIEALLFVAPEPVSVRQLSQALAQPQREVEQALQELAEELRARGLRLQHHRGRWQLTTAPELAPLVERFLGLEATSRLSRAALETLAIIAYRQPISRPQVDALRGVNSDGVIRSLLSKGLIEEVGRAEGPGRPILYGTTAAFLQAFGLASLDELPPLELPEGNGTEPDALLKE; via the coding sequence ATGAGCGACCTGGCTTTACCCCTACACGCCCAAATCGAAGCCCTGCTCTTTGTGGCCCCCGAGCCGGTGAGCGTGCGCCAACTGTCCCAGGCTCTGGCGCAGCCCCAACGGGAGGTGGAGCAGGCGCTGCAGGAACTGGCGGAGGAACTGCGCGCCCGGGGATTGCGCCTGCAGCACCATCGAGGCCGCTGGCAGTTGACCACGGCCCCCGAACTGGCCCCTTTGGTGGAGCGCTTCCTGGGCCTGGAAGCCACCTCGCGCCTGAGCCGGGCCGCTCTTGAAACGCTGGCCATTATTGCCTATCGCCAGCCCATCTCCCGCCCACAGGTCGACGCCCTCCGGGGCGTGAACAGCGACGGGGTCATCCGGAGCCTGCTGAGCAAAGGGCTGATCGAAGAGGTGGGACGCGCCGAAGGGCCGGGCCGTCCAATTCTTTATGGCACCACGGCAGCCTTTCTGCAGGCGTTCGGGCTGGCTTCGCTGGACGAGTTACCGCCGCTGGAACTGCCCGAAGGCAACGGCACGGAGCCGGACGCGCTGTTGAAGGAATGA
- a CDS encoding LmeA family phospholipid-binding protein, which translates to MPVRRKIWLWLVALGMVTLACTIGLGGPTPPAPPITPPPEAVESLRQTWKQAVASADAEGRISVTLTEAQLTALLAAKMASDPDAFFQQPQVYLRDGALYIYGVVRQGNLTANMLVVLTVEIDEQGTLQLRLKEADFGPWPVPADLLSGLSAMLDEAFTGKVGPAFTGLRLESVTIADGTLTLVGRIR; encoded by the coding sequence GTGCCCGTGCGTCGCAAAATCTGGCTCTGGCTGGTTGCGTTAGGGATGGTCACCTTGGCGTGTACCATTGGCCTGGGCGGGCCAACCCCGCCGGCGCCGCCGATCACCCCACCCCCGGAGGCGGTCGAAAGCCTGCGCCAGACCTGGAAACAAGCCGTGGCGTCGGCCGATGCCGAGGGGCGTATCTCGGTCACCCTCACCGAAGCGCAGTTGACCGCCTTGCTGGCCGCCAAAATGGCCTCGGACCCCGACGCCTTCTTCCAGCAGCCGCAGGTTTACTTGCGCGACGGGGCGTTGTACATCTACGGCGTGGTGCGTCAGGGCAACCTGACGGCCAATATGTTGGTGGTGCTCACCGTCGAAATCGACGAACAGGGCACCCTGCAACTCCGTTTGAAAGAGGCCGATTTCGGCCCCTGGCCCGTACCCGCAGACTTGCTTTCGGGCCTCTCGGCCATGTTGGACGAGGCGTTCACCGGAAAGGTGGGCCCCGCCTTCACCGGTTTGCGTTTGGAGTCCGTCACCATTGCCGACGGGACCCTGACCCTTGTGGGCCGGATTCGCTAA